The following are encoded together in the candidate division WOR-3 bacterium genome:
- a CDS encoding cell division protein ZapA, protein MQSFVVKVFGSEYNVKADQDGEYVLKVAEIVDQKMRQISEQYHQPATAKTAVLACLNLVDESLQEKKAATEWICRRVGALIEKLEGVV, encoded by the coding sequence ATGCAGAGTTTTGTTGTTAAAGTCTTTGGCAGTGAATACAATGTTAAAGCCGACCAAGACGGCGAATATGTTTTGAAAGTTGCAGAAATTGTGGACCAGAAGATGAGGCAGATTAGTGAGCAGTATCATCAACCTGCCACCGCCAAAACCGCGGTTTTGGCATGTCTGAATCTGGTTGACGAGTCGCTCCAGGAGAAAAAGGCAGCCACCGAGTGGATTTGCCGTCGGGTTGGCGCGCTCATTGAAAAATTGGAAGGGGTTGTTTAG
- the rny gene encoding ribonuclease Y: FETLTGVEVMIDDTPGAIIISGFDPVRREIARLAMEKLVTDGRIHPARIEEVVTRTQEEMEQLIKSTGEEVILEMGIIGLHPEMVKLLGRLRYRTSYGQNVLLHSREVAYLASLMAQELELDAAIARRAGLLHDIGKATDQTFEGTHAEIGAELARRYGEQEVIINAIAAHHEEATMDSPYAFLVAAADSVSGARPGARRESFETYIKRIESLEAIAASFEGVERAYAVQAGREIRVLVEPNKISDQEASELAARIASQIESELKYPGQIKVMVIRETRAVTYAH, translated from the coding sequence CATTTGAAACCCTCACCGGTGTTGAGGTTATGATTGACGACACACCCGGGGCGATCATCATCTCTGGTTTTGACCCGGTGCGCCGCGAGATTGCCCGGCTGGCAATGGAAAAACTTGTAACGGACGGGAGAATTCATCCAGCACGCATCGAAGAGGTTGTTACCCGCACGCAAGAGGAGATGGAGCAGCTGATTAAATCAACTGGTGAAGAGGTGATCTTGGAGATGGGCATCATCGGTCTCCATCCAGAGATGGTCAAACTCTTAGGAAGGTTGCGTTATCGAACCAGTTATGGGCAGAATGTCCTTCTTCATAGTCGGGAGGTTGCCTATCTCGCATCCCTGATGGCACAGGAACTCGAGCTTGATGCGGCAATTGCCCGGCGTGCGGGTCTTCTCCATGACATCGGTAAGGCAACTGACCAGACATTTGAAGGCACTCACGCAGAGATTGGCGCAGAACTTGCTCGGCGCTATGGAGAGCAAGAGGTCATAATCAACGCCATCGCCGCCCATCACGAGGAGGCAACAATGGATTCACCATATGCCTTTCTCGTTGCCGCGGCTGACAGCGTCTCTGGCGCCCGTCCTGGCGCAAGGCGTGAGAGTTTTGAGACCTACATCAAGAGAATTGAAAGTCTCGAGGCAATTGCTGCCTCCTTTGAAGGTGTTGAGCGGGCTTATGCGGTCCAGGCTGGGAGAGAGATTAGGGTGCTGGTTGAACCTAATAAAATCTCTGACCAGGAGGCATCAGAACTGGCTGCCAGGATTGCCAGCCAGATTGAATCCGAACTCAAATACCCTGGTCAAATCAAAGTGATGGTGATCCGTGAGACTCGGGCTGTGACCTATGCCCATTAA
- a CDS encoding Rnase Y domain-containing protein has protein sequence MEWNIAYFVIAIVIMMALGILGFWVGIAASRRTARKFLAAREADAVAIVAEAKKRAEETQREAEERINKEWERERLKFEAQTAATRRELERIEQKLAEREAFLSRREGVLTQKEADLIKKDRELAAKEKLIRAKMERVDQLIEQENSRLERIANLSSEEARRELLRNLENEARLEAAKLMREIKEEAKARAEAEAREVIAAAIQRCAISHTAETTVSVVNLPSDELKGRIIGRVGINIRT, from the coding sequence ATGGAATGGAATATCGCTTATTTTGTTATTGCCATCGTAATAATGATGGCCTTGGGTATTTTAGGTTTTTGGGTTGGAATCGCAGCAAGCCGGCGGACGGCGCGCAAATTTTTAGCGGCACGGGAGGCGGATGCCGTGGCAATAGTTGCCGAAGCAAAGAAAAGGGCTGAAGAAACTCAGCGGGAGGCAGAAGAGCGAATAAATAAGGAATGGGAACGGGAAAGATTGAAGTTTGAGGCACAGACCGCTGCCACCCGTCGGGAACTGGAACGGATAGAACAGAAACTTGCCGAAAGAGAGGCGTTTCTCTCGCGCCGTGAAGGGGTTTTAACGCAGAAGGAGGCAGACCTTATTAAAAAAGACCGGGAACTGGCGGCGAAGGAAAAGCTCATTCGCGCAAAGATGGAGCGGGTTGACCAGCTGATTGAACAGGAGAACAGCCGCCTCGAACGGATTGCCAACCTTTCTTCAGAAGAGGCGCGAAGGGAGCTTCTCCGTAACCTTGAAAATGAAGCCCGACTCGAAGCCGCAAAGTTGATGCGTGAAATCAAGGAAGAGGCAAAGGCACGGGCTGAAGCCGAGGCGCGGGAGGTAATTGCCGCGGCAATCCAGCGCTGCGCGATTTCCCATACCGCGGAAACAACCGTTTCAGTTGTTAACCTGCCGTCAGACGAACTTAAAGGTAGGATTATCGGTAGAGTGGGCATAAACATCCGGACAT
- a CDS encoding fibronectin type III domain-containing protein has translation MKSDFYLFCLLSAVAGVVLFIGCGVIGGPPGNLQVAAATDSTVQLVWTTPAAGVPDSFLIYFCPVNESVFTIIGDTSANTFVHNPQGRTGRYLVSAVFAGKEYKSDTVTTIPVHTEAQIISELDGTGNAGYGWDIDSGFARSYSMRDTANAPKVAFYITDFTTGSSLPYRIASPTMGPSDPSGVVPTGSWRKSGFTDPLLDENAPLPKIDSTRYFNYSTIPHTSLPAYFGVYTTADDHYALIKVIRVNGANATVEIESWFQVIPGLRLIEH, from the coding sequence ATGAAATCTGACTTTTATCTGTTTTGTTTACTCAGCGCGGTTGCCGGCGTTGTTTTATTTATCGGCTGCGGTGTTATCGGCGGTCCACCTGGAAATCTTCAGGTTGCCGCTGCCACCGATTCAACTGTCCAACTTGTGTGGACGACACCGGCAGCAGGTGTGCCTGACAGTTTTCTTATCTATTTCTGCCCGGTCAATGAATCGGTTTTTACAATTATCGGCGACACCAGTGCCAATACTTTTGTCCACAACCCACAAGGCAGGACCGGGAGGTATCTGGTCTCGGCGGTCTTTGCCGGCAAGGAGTATAAATCGGATACGGTCACAACCATCCCGGTTCATACCGAAGCCCAAATAATCTCTGAGCTTGACGGCACCGGCAATGCCGGATATGGCTGGGACATTGACTCGGGGTTTGCCCGCAGTTACTCAATGCGCGACACCGCCAATGCCCCCAAGGTTGCCTTTTACATCACCGACTTCACCACCGGTTCAAGCCTGCCCTATCGTATTGCCAGCCCGACAATGGGACCTTCAGACCCTTCTGGTGTTGTGCCTACCGGTAGTTGGCGCAAGAGTGGGTTCACCGATCCGCTGTTAGATGAAAATGCACCCTTGCCCAAGATTGACTCCACTCGTTACTTTAACTATAGCACCATACCCCATACCTCACTGCCGGCTTATTTTGGCGTATATACAACCGCAGATGACCATTACGCGCTGATTAAGGTCATACGGGTGAATGGCGCCAATGCCACCGTAGAGATTGAGTCCTGGTTTCAGGTGATTCCGGGTTTGCGCCTGATTGAACATTGA
- a CDS encoding TIGR00282 family metallophosphoesterase, which translates to MPIKRVLFLGDICAEPGRHALRYLLPKLKEGLKPDFCIVNGENAAGGFGITPRLAQEIFSAGADCITTGDHAFDRKEVWEYLDTEPRILRPLNYPLPAPGRGWGVYRLPGEENQEVVIGVINLLGRVFMKPIDCPFQRVQSLLEELNKTTRLIIVDFHAEATAEKQGMGWFLDGKVSAILGTHTHIQTADERILPRGSAYITDVGMCGAFDSVLGMRKDLSIRRLVEMVPIRLQPATEDIRINGVVVDIDTETGAALRIERICQNLGGNGVI; encoded by the coding sequence ATGCCCATTAAACGGGTTCTCTTTTTAGGCGATATCTGTGCCGAGCCTGGTCGCCATGCCTTGCGGTATTTATTGCCTAAACTCAAAGAGGGACTAAAGCCTGATTTTTGCATAGTGAATGGCGAAAATGCCGCTGGCGGTTTCGGTATCACCCCTCGCCTGGCTCAGGAAATATTCTCTGCCGGTGCTGATTGTATCACCACCGGTGATCACGCCTTTGACCGCAAGGAGGTATGGGAATACCTTGATACCGAACCCCGCATCTTAAGACCACTGAACTATCCACTGCCCGCGCCAGGCAGGGGCTGGGGAGTTTACCGATTACCTGGGGAAGAGAATCAAGAGGTTGTTATTGGCGTAATCAACCTTTTGGGCAGGGTGTTTATGAAGCCAATTGATTGCCCATTTCAGCGCGTACAATCACTACTTGAAGAACTGAATAAAACCACCCGTCTTATCATCGTTGACTTTCATGCTGAGGCAACCGCAGAAAAGCAAGGGATGGGTTGGTTTCTCGACGGGAAGGTTTCCGCAATTTTGGGTACCCACACCCATATCCAGACTGCGGACGAAAGGATTTTGCCTCGAGGCAGCGCTTATATTACCGATGTCGGAATGTGCGGTGCGTTTGACTCAGTTTTGGGGATGAGAAAGGACCTTTCTATCCGCCGGCTGGTGGAGATGGTGCCAATTCGGCTCCAGCCCGCCACTGAGGACATTAGAATCAACGGGGTTGTTGTCGACATCGATACGGAAACGGGTGCCGCTCTGCGGATAGAGAGAATATGCCAGAACCTTGGTGGGAATGGCGTTATTTAG